Below is a genomic region from Anabas testudineus chromosome 13, fAnaTes1.2, whole genome shotgun sequence.
CTTGGATCTTTTGTGGACTTTTCTTCAAAAAATACAATGATCATgtaaaactttccttttatgtTACATTAAATTCATGTTAGATTTTGGCTGAAGATCAGTTTAGTATtagatacaaaaaaaacatcctaTAAATGTGCAGTCAGTTGGAATAGTTTTATATTCTTAATTTAATGTATGTTAATTGAATTTTACTGATGGTGTAAGCTTACATAACGTAGCTCTGTGTTTGCTTATACTGGGAGAGGAGGCTTTCAGTCCTGTCCCACACCTGTAGATGGATTTATGTATGTGCTGTATTGTAAACGTTAAACAAGCAGTCATTTGAAACAATGTGTCAATAGTCCGTCCTAGAACAAACCGAGGACCTCATCGTTCATGCTTCATCAAACAAATCAAACGTTCTTTCACAGAGCGGCTGCAGTGACGCCATTCATCACATCAACCTGACAAATGGCACCTTATCTTTTTTTCAGCTGTCTACTGCAACTGcacagtttgtgctgtaggtTCAAATCATCCGGCAACATCAGGCCAGGGCTGGAGTGTGACAAGCTTGGGAAACATGTTGATGATTCAGGTAACAGCGAACAGGACAAACATTCACAGCTAAGGGATTTCTCTTAATGATTATCTCAGCTCACAACGCACACAGACACcacctcaaaaaaaaaaaggagaaattccCACACATCTGATTATCTTTTATCAATTCTCTGATTGCACCACAACAATGTGAACTTTTACTTCTGGAAAATTGAATAATCTTGATGGACTGAACAATTGTTCAAGACATTTACAGAGCAAATCCAGCCTTGTCGCTTTTTGTCCAAGATGCACTTATCAAATATAAGATCTAGCAACTTGATCCCTAAATAGACGGACCAACCGTGACTGTGATGCAAAGagcttgaaaaacaaagaatgttttctgaatttttaacttttcttccaatttaaaaaaatatatatatatatttctttcgGGGCCTGATTTCCATCTCACCCACATCTATCAGCACGCAGTCTGTGCATAGCAAACTACAGACCTCATTCTTCTTGAAAGCATCGCTCTCTCCAAGGTATATTCAGTTACATGAAATTGCTTTGAGCAAATAACCGGAAACACGTGCTGAACGGTTTGTATTGGCATCGTTGTGTTTATGCAAGCATCATGACTAATAATACAGCCtgtatttttgtgcatgcaTAGGAGAAAGCTTGCTAAAGTCCAACCTGTGTCACCAGAGGAACGCTGCATGATCTAAACTAGAGATGTACAATATATGCAATGTAGCATGCAACAACCTCGAGGATGTATGTGGAGAAGTGTGTttcttcacacagacacacacacacagacacagacacatgtctGCTGGGATGATGCATAAATCATTAAATGCATCCATACATGAATAATTCAGAATGACAAACTACAGATCAGGCTCGTAACTCTAGATTGTTTGGGCAGGGGAGattaaataatgtatattgGCGAGTAAAGAGAGttgtaaaataatcaaatcaattGACAGAACAAAGATTGACTTTAGATAAGCAGAGCAGAAGTCCTAAAACCTAACTGGCCATTTACCACTTATTTTCTATGGAGGTAAATTGGGTCGAGGTAAACATTTGGTTCATCTTTCATTGTgctgtgaaactgaaacacaaaacatgttgtacaaCTAGAATACATCTCATATACAAGTGGTAAAACTGAGGTTTCAGTTTCCTGAAGAGTTACTCAGAGTTTTGACTATTATGCATCGTCACCACTGTTCATTCCCTTGGGCACTCAGAGCCACAACTCTGGGCAAATAGCGCATGCATGCACTGCAGGTTAGTCAAGCCTCGGAGCCTCACCACAAACCATCCAGATGCAGACAATGAGTAGTTGGTGAGGAGTGAGAACATGAGCAAACATTTTTTACTGCTTTCTGGAAACTACTGATCATCAGACCACCACTGTTGAGAGGTtaacctaaataaataaatgaagacatGCTGGTATATATAACTCATATTAATAAAACGCTGGTTTTTGCACCTCTGGCTAATGTTTCAGTGCACAGAGGGGAGGCCTAATCCTGGACTCCTGCCAGAAGAGCTTTGCCCTCTGGGAGAGGTAGGGCCAGACCAGTCCTCCAAGGTTGTCACAGGTTTGGCACATTCCTCTCGGGGACAGATTCGAAGCAAGGCAGACGCATGCACAACACAAGCATGCATGCCAATGACAGCATGTTTTGTGTGGCGAAGGTAGCACTCTGGGGCACACCTTTCATAAGTGGAGCCAAAGCAAAGCACGAACAACCGTTAGGGAGACTCCGAGAgggcgcacacaaacacataccgcagcaacaaaaacattaacGGTCGCTATGTCAGCTGGGCTATCTATGTACACAACTGTTACAGAACGAAGGGAAGGAAATAGTGTTAGTACATACAGAGTTAGGAAACGACCGAATGTTAGAATGAATCGCTTTAAAGCTGATGACTCTGTTCTTTACTGACTGTGTGTAGACATACATCCAACCAGGGATctataatataacaataagAATTACTAAAATCCCATTTGCTGTTGTTCATCCAAGACAAACTTTCTCCAGCTTGATTTCACTGAGGACTGTGGTTCATGCTTCAACAACTGGACAATGACACATCAGGGTGTCTGCTCATTCCTCCTTTTCCAAGGAGAAATGCAATAAATCATGAGATGCTTACATGCCTGTCATGATTCAGTGCCATAATCTGAATCACAATATTTAGTAATCATATCATATCACCACCACTTCATGTTGAGGCTACAAAAAAACATGgacacagagagtgagagtagaAAAGTCAAATGTGAACTTACAGTGAGTGGAAGGGAGCAGATCACAAAGATGACAGTAATGAGTGCCAGCAACACCAGGTGATCCATCTCCTCTTCCCCCTGTCCGAACCAGGCCAGGCTcagcctcctccttctccctgtgGATCCAACTGAGCCACGGCGCATCATCTGGCTTCGGTGCATCTTGCACAGGCTGACGATCACTGAACcgttgcacacaaacactgcaaagATCAGCAGCGCCATGAGGGACGAGTAGGACAGAGAGAAGGCCAACACTAAGTTTGACTGCTCATCTCCTGTCGCGTCCATATCGATGAAGCACCACGTCCCGGGACAGTACTGTCTGAATTTGCCATATCCACCAAATGGTAGGAGGCAGAAAGCCAAggaaaagacataaataaagaaaagagtGAATTTGGCAAAGGTACGGCGGATGTGTACAGAGTAGAAGTAAGGGTGGCTAATGGCCAGGCAGCGTTCCACAGCCATGGCACACAGGATGAGCATGGGTGCCAGGCCGAAGAAACTCATGGCAAAACCAAAGAGGTTACACAGGCTTTTACCACCCAGGTTTATCAGAGACATGTTGCGGGCATAGCAGATGAACACTGGTGGGCTGAGGAGGCAGGTGCCCAGCAGGTCAGTAAGGGCCAGGCCGGTCACCAGGATGCAGAAGACAGACGACCTGGATCGATGCTTCTTCTGGTGGACCCCGAGGATTAAGAGAGCCAGGAGGTTTCCCACCACGCCGGCCAAAAACATGAAGATGCTCGTCGCTGGTTTGCCATCTCCGTTCACAGTGAGAGTCTCATTGCAAGTGGTGTTGTGACATGATGCATTTGAAACCATGCTTTTGTTCATGTCTAACTTACTGCAGAGAATTACGCCTGCTTAGTGTGGACTTAATGAGGAATTCCCAGGCAACAAGAGGCAATCCTGATTTCTTGATATCATAATTTGACACAACATCAGGCAGGGATGCACGGAAAGACCcctcatcattattattattattattattattatgcagtggcttaaaacataatttgttCCGTCTCCTTCTCCGTCTCTTCCTTAAACACAGTATTTGTTCTGTGGAGACAAGAAATCAACACTTAGTGCTGTGGTGGCCAACCTTTcctaaaaacagaaatcatgTCATCCCTGCTTCTGCTCAGCCCCCGGTCTTACACTGTGCAGCTCATCGTGGTTTTAGTGACTAATAATCACTCACCTTTCTCTGGCTCTGCCGGGAAGACACCGTCTGAAACTGTTCAGAAGTTCAAACTTGCTCTGCTTCTATTTCTTCTTAAACTCCGGTGTTGTTGGCCTGTGCCAATAGTCGGACCCCGAGTTTTTAAACTGCCGGTAACGTGTCCGCAAGACGTCACTGGATCCAGAGAGTGAAGCTGCGCTCACACCGCGCGTCTCCTCcgctgtgtgtctctctctgtctgtctctctctgtctctctgtctctctctctctgtctctctctgtctctgtctgtctctgtctgcacctCCCAGCCTCTGTTTCGGATCGATGTCTGGTCCCACCCCTTCAACCGGTGCTGACGCGCCCTGTGTCACATTGAAAGAGCGAGACATTTAAAGTTGAGGTTCAAAGTCACATCAAGTATTCTCACAGTGATTTAAGTAGATTTATTAGTAGCTCTCCTGTAAAGAACACATGTCTCTAGTTCTTTCACGTTTTGAATTTTGCAAAACTAAATTGATCCTGTTATGTGTCAATTAGatgatctgtgtgtttctgtttattcacACATGCTCAGAGAGGTTTCTTTAGTAGCCTATCTATTGTATTTCAGTGAGTGATCAGTGCCCCCACATAAAAACCAGTTAGATGATTTTAGTAGCAGTGGCTTCAGCTAACCAAACTAGATTTCTCTTGGTGTACATATGTCCAAGTGAGACGTATCTGGGAGCACTTTGCACTGCTAAGCTCTCAAAGTGGCTTCTCCAACACTGTTTATAAGTTTGTGGCCAGTAATAGAAGCAGATCGAGCTGCGTTATGAGCACACTGGACATAAACATCTCACCccacaattacatttttctcaAGTTTCAGACCAAACCTCCAAACATATACTATAAAGATGAAGCAGTAAAAAAAGATCAATGATAAAACCTATAGAAACAATAGAGTGGTGTGATTCAGGAGCACAAATGTATTGACACGGTCACTTGGCTCAGTATTGGCTTATTCCCCATGTGAGTTCAGCAAAAAATGTAACACAATTAGTCTTTTGTGTAAGTATTTGGTTTGGCAGTGTCTCTCcttggtttttaaaaaaaagtgttttggaCAACCTTAATCTTGGCTAGTTTACATTTCATGCAGCCTCCGGTGCGACTCAACCAAGAAAGGGAGGATCATCGCACTTTGTCTGGCCTCAAAAGCAGTGAAAGCACATTTTCCCTGTTTGTTCCGTGCGTCTCTTGCCCTGATAGTTCACTCCTCGTTTCGGGAACACACAGTGGGAGCAGAGAGAGTGGGAAATCTTGTGCGCTCTGCATGCAGGCGCGCTTTGATTTGGCCCCAAGGATTAAGAATAATGAATACGTTTGTCAAATATTTGAACAACTTGTGTCGCACAAAAGTGAACCCAGAGAGAAGCTGTTCAGAAAACACAATTAGTGCTCATACAACATGACAGGTGCAACGACAAGGTGTGACCTAATAAATTAGAAATACATGATTATAAATACATTAGTGTTATCAATATATAGTGCATGGCAAATAAATGCACACTTCAGTCGAAGCAGATTGAATGTCAGTCAAAGTCAAAGCACAGTGTTCCTTAGAGGAAACATGCAAATACAACATTCAAATTATCAGGTATCTACAAAGGAAACTACCATTACTACCATTACTATTAGCATGGTTACACACATATTTCTGAAACCAACCTACGCCTACGtaagaaagaaaagtcatttATGTAAAAGCAAACTTTTacaaaaaggttaaaaaaattcAGTCtgactcagagctgaaggttTCATTATATATTAACACAGAATCATATTAAATGGTATTAATGATATATTGATTGACACAAAACACTACCAACACAAACATAATGGACATGTCAATACTTCCCCAGACACAGGATGTAATAATGGTGAAGCGATGTTGTGCTCATTACTATAGTAATTATGCCTTCTTAATAATTCTACGTGctcctgtttcctgttgctgtttgtgtaatTGGTTGAAAATAATCACCACATATTGCCAAGGTTCAGTTCATGGAGTAATGGTGATCAAATCAAAGTGTTAAGAGTCAAACAAAGGCATACAGATGTTTGCTGCGAGTCTTCTTTTTAGTTTGACTTCACCTTTTCCAAGGCCCTCGTGCCCTCATGGATGGCATGCAGGGTGTTTACAGTCTCACCGTCCATAAAACAAACCAGGccagcacatttaaataaacagcagacaTAGACACTCAAAACAAATGCAGATATAGTTGCACACTTTGCCCAAAACAGGAGACGCTTTGGCGAATTTGCACAAGTTCTTACTATAATACATAAACAGCATAACGATAGTTGCTGTGATGCAAGAGAAGCTGCCGGTGTTTGGTTGTGTGGGTATGTAGTTACTTGATGAGTAGATATGTGTAGTGACCTAAGTTTTATATAATCCAAACATACAGTTCAGGGAAGGTAAATTCTCCTAATTAGATGCATGGATGATAATAGacagatgaatggatggatggctTGCAGACTGGATTTTAGTGACCTACAGTAACAATAAGGAAGTCTACAATGTAGACTCACGTGTTCACTCATCAGATTGAAATAAGAAAACGTGATATCATAATAAAATCAGTTACTATGACAatgtacagttacagtaatttTCCATCTTCCTTAGAGTACATGTCACACAACTAGCAGATGTCTGGATGTGGTTGTTGTGGTAAGAATTGTTTTCTCCCTCAATAACATTTAAGAAGGAACTAAATGAAGTGTCACAAGACAGCCTCTAGTCTATTGTGTCAGGAAGCAACTCCACTTGCCATTCAATAGCACTTTTGGAATATCATACCATGACCTGAACGACTGGGAATCTCCACAGACAGGTCAGTAAAAGCATCAACGTTTCCTCGCATGTGTGAACTCTAACATCGCCAATGATCTGTAACTGACGTAAACGGGCAATTTTCTGGAAGAGGCCCGgtatcagtaaaaaaaaatgtgatcttGAGCATTTATTGTAACTCATAACTCACTGGAAGAGGGATggattttaactttaaactgTCATGAGTGAAATTACGAAACTTTTGGAGCACAGGGAATTTTGGTCTTGGATGTTTTTGTCTGAGTCTCTCATTGCTAAGTGAAAACAGCAGTGATAGAGAGGGCTGAATATAAAGTAGGGGTTCAACTCCTTACAATTCAAATTCCAACCAAGACTCTCACTCTGCGAGGAATGATACTTGAGCATGTGTgtctgagacagacagaaacacctTTCATGTcgtttctatttttattaagtGTGTATTTGTCCAGAGTCTCCTCTGGTATTAATCCACCATGTTTTCA
It encodes:
- the ptgir gene encoding prostacyclin receptor; translation: MNKSMVSNASCHNTTCNETLTVNGDGKPATSIFMFLAGVVGNLLALLILGVHQKKHRSRSSVFCILVTGLALTDLLGTCLLSPPVFICYARNMSLINLGGKSLCNLFGFAMSFFGLAPMLILCAMAVERCLAISHPYFYSVHIRRTFAKFTLFFIYVFSLAFCLLPFGGYGKFRQYCPGTWCFIDMDATGDEQSNLVLAFSLSYSSLMALLIFAVFVCNGSVIVSLCKMHRSQMMRRGSVGSTGRRRRLSLAWFGQGEEEMDHLVLLALITVIFVICSLPLTIAGFINAIHPFCGDAENLTAFRFYAVNPIMDPWVFIIFRKSVFHHLYSLLSCRFSRGAVKTTAHCALSLPLDSSHIQRNPPDVTVAQNNMFPNLPL